The genomic stretch GCAACCTGCCATTACTCCCGCAGTAGCAGAAGCACCTGTGCGTCGCTTCCGCTGGTCCAGGATGGCTGTGGCGGCAGCTGTAACCATAGCCGTTGCAGGCACGGCTTTATTCTTCCTGCTGGATAAAACCGGACAGGATCCGGTGCTGGCCGTCCAATCTGAAACCATCGCTCAGCCGGTTGCAGCATCTCTGATGACAGCCGTCAATAACAGCAATAAGGTTCGTCCCATAACATTACCGGACGGCTCCCGCGTGGAGTTAGCGCCCAACAGTGAGCTGCGCTATTCCCCGCGCCTGGACACCGCCCGCCGCGATGTATTCCTCAAAGGGAAGGCTCTGTTCACCGTAGCGCCCAATACCCGCCAGCCTTTTACCGTATTTGCCGGGCCTGTAGCCACTACCGCACTGGGCACCGTGTTCCGTGTTACCGACCAGGCCGCTGATCAGCATATCCTGGTACAGCTGCTCTCCGGTAAAGTAGTGGTGCGGGATACCAGTAGCAAAACCTCGTCCGCACCGGTATTCCTGCTGCCGGGTGAAGCGCTCGATTGCCATTACGCCAAA from Candidatus Pseudobacter hemicellulosilyticus encodes the following:
- a CDS encoding FecR family protein, producing the protein MNSSSQDILRLLRNQCTPEEASAILDQLENDPSVFEQFTEAEWKAFQLDVRLHPVITNRMLSTIRQQLQPAITPAVAEAPVRRFRWSRMAVAAAVTIAVAGTALFFLLDKTGQDPVLAVQSETIAQPVAASLMTAVNNSNKVRPITLPDGSRVELAPNSELRYSPRLDTARRDVFLKGKALFTVAPNTRQPFTVFAGPVATTALGTVFRVTDQAADQHILVQLLSGKVVVRDTSSKTSSAPVFLLPGEALDCHYAKAIQLVKQPARKAAVVAAAPAVSQQGPILSFTETALPQVFDQLVKRYGVRISYPVNKLAHISFSGQFDSRTTTVGEMLTAIAALNDLTLEHREDAWFINLP